Genomic segment of Pseudoalteromonas sp. NC201:
TTAGTCTTGATAATAAATGCTCAGACTCGGCTTGCAGCGCTGAGAACTTGCTTCGCTAGAGCAACAATGATTGCTATAACAAAGCAAACAAATATTAGTAACTTGCGTATAGGCAGATACATTAGCCATAGATGCAAACCAAGTAACGTTATCATCAATTTTGCAATGGCAGGTAAATATCGGTGATCAAGTCGCACTCATCCACTTGATGCACAAAATTATGATATTCAAAAAAGCAGCAATGCGCATTTGGCAATTCGCCACTGTCTGCTAGCCAGTTTTGATACAACCAGCGTATAGTTTGCTCCATATTGTCGTGACTCCCTAAATGCCTTACCTTGGCACAACGCATTTGTGGAATAACACCACTTTCGACGCCAAACCCGTTATCTGGTACTTCAGTGTTTACTGAGCCACACAATTTAAAACGAAATGCGTCTTCAGCCATGGCTTCAGGGTCGCCATTTGGCATGCCAAATGTTCGACTCGTATTAATTGGTGAAAGTCCGCTATTTTGTCGCCAAGCAATAAACTTGCCTGCACTTTCAAATATCAGTTTTGCTGACCCTTTGTGCTCTAAAAAAGCAATTTGAGTCTGTTCAAAGTTAATAATATCGACCTGCATTGTCTGCACTCCTAAATTTTGCGGTGAAAAATTAAAAACGTCATACCAACTAGGCCAATTTGCAGCTTGTCTAAACTGTGAAGGGCTTTGTTCAAAAGTACGTTTAAAAGCTCGAGAGAAGGCCTCAGCACTATCAAACTTTGCTTCGAGTGCAATATCAATAATTTTAATATCGCGCTCAAATGCTAGGCGAAAAGACGCCCGCTTTAATCGCGCCAGCAAAATATACTTACCCACATTCACGCCCATAAAAGCCACAAATACGCGATGAAAATGAAATTTAGATAAAGCAGCAACATCACTAAGCAAACTCACCGTTAATTCATCATCTAAATGTTGATTGATATAATCGCAAACGAGCGAAATACGCTGCTGTAAAAGATTGCTTTGCATAAAGCGCCTATGTGTTAGTAGAACTGCAGACAAGCTTAATCATATCAAAAGCAAGATACTTGATTGAAATTGCTCGATGTAAGAGAGAATGAGGAAATATCCATCCACAAAGATGGAAATAGCGAGGGGTGTCACTATTTTACCATTTAATCGCGCTATCGGGCCAGCTGGTGGTCGAACGCGCTAAACGCCCGACTACAGGCACAGAGGCCCCCCTCGCACTACTTATAAGCGCAGCGCGAGGGGTTAATATTCAGAGGGTTATCCTTGCGTCTTTCCAGCTGCGATTCAAACTTGCTGGCCAACTGGTGTCGCCAGTACGGTGCCATCATCTCTTTGTTCGGCGCTTTGGGGCCAAGCGTAACGTACTCAATTGGAGCCAGATGATCGTCTCTGTGCAGCTCCAGATATAAGCGCGGTGCTTTGCCATTTGCAAAGTCGGGATCTTCACTCTTTATTTCTTTTGCGCCATAGTCCAGATGCGTGACTATCACCCTGTGTTCCTGTTCGTCCTTATAGTTGGCATCTTTTAGCAGATAAGGCAGAGGGCCAAGTAGCCAGGCAAGCGTTTGTAATTTTTCAGGAGTGGGTTTCTTACCAACAAATTTATCAACTTCTTTTTTGAGCTTTTTAAAGTCAGCTTGCAGCTTAGTGGCACCCTGGCCCAGTATCTTAAAATTATCCTTTAGATACACAACCCGGTAAAAAGCAGCACTTTCCTGAGGAGACTGCCCGGTATTGGCAAATGAGGGCACTCGCAGCTCTTGCTCAGTGTGGTTGCCCTGATCTTTCATTAAACGATAGTCAAAAAAGCGCTCTGTATTATAGGTAATGGCGCAGCCGCAGGCATCGTCATTTAAGTGGTTTTTACTGTAAAAGCGCCACATATTTAGGCTGTCGCTGTCAGGTAAAAAACAACCAATAAACACGGGGTTACCCTCTTCCGGCTCGTAACCTAATTCCTGCCAGAGTAATTTTCCCTCATTAGGATCATTTACCGCGTTAATATGACCCAGCCTAAAAGGGCTTTTTTCTAACAAAATTGCTTGCCCAACATCGAAAGCGGTATAGTGAGTCATCGTACCATTGTTACTAACTTTCAAATGAGAGAGTATCTCCTCTCTTAAAGCGCTAATTGGCTTTGATTGTTCAAAACGCTCAGCTCTATCGTGAAGCTCATAGGCTTCAAAGCTGAGTAGAGGGTCTTTAAACACTTGTTCACACAGAGCTTTGGCCTCTGTAAAACTTTGAGTGACCCCTTTTCCCCGAAAGTAGCAATAGGCCAGAATGAATAGAGCCCGAGCGTTTTCTTGCTCAGTAGCTAACTGAAAATATTCAACCGCTTTCCCATCACTTTGCGCTACGCCTTTACCATTTATATACATAAGACCCAGGTTGCACTGACCGCGCGCATCTCCCTGCCCTGAGGCCAACTGGTAATACTTAACCGCTTTCTCATCACTTTGCGCTACGCCTTTTCCTCGCTCATACATAACACCCAAGTTGCACTGACCGAGCGCATTTCCCTGCTCTGCGGCCAAGTGGTAATATTCAACTGCTTTTCATTACTTTGCGCTATGCCTTGACCATATTCATACATGACGCCCAAGTAGCACTGACCGAGCGCATCTTCTCTGCTCTGCGGCCTGCAGGTAATACTCAACCGCTTTCATCACTTTGCGCTACGCCTTGACCATTTTCATACATGAGACCCAAGTAGCACTGACCGCGCGCATCTCCTGCTCTGCGGCCTGCTGGTAATACTCAACCGCTTTCATCACTTTGCGCTACCCTTTACCATTTATATACATAAGACCCAGGTTGCACTGACCGCGCGCATCTTCCCTGCCCTGCGGCCAACTGGTAATACTTAACCGCTTTCTCATCACTTTGCGCTACGCCTTTTCCTTTCTCATACATAACACCTAGGTTGCACTGAGCGCGCGCATTACCCTGCTCCGCCGCCAACTGGTAATACTCAACCGCTTTCATCACTTTGCGCTACGCCTTGACCATATTCATACATGAGACCCAAGTAGCACCGACCGCGCGCATCTCCCTGCTCTGCGGCCAGCTGGTAATACCTTCAACCGCTTTTCATCACTTTGCGCTACGCCTATTCCTTTGCCTCATACATAACACCTAGGTTGCACTGAGCGCGCGCATTTCCCTGCCCTGCGGCCAACTGGTAATACTCAACCGCTTTCATCACTTTGCGCTACGCCTTTTCCTCGTTCATACATAACACCCAAGTTGCACTGACCGAGCGCATTTCCTGCCCTGCGGCCAACTGGTAATACTTAACCGCTTTCATCACTTTGCGCTACGCCTTGACCATTTTCATACATGAGACCCGTTAAGTAGCACTGACCGCGCGCATCTCCCTGTTTCTGCGGCCTGCTGGTAATACTCAACCGCTTTCATCACTTGCGCTACCCTTACCATTTATATACACATAAGACCCAGGTTGCACTGACCGCGCGCATCTCCCTGCCCTGCGGCCAACTGGTAATACTTAACCGCTTTCATCACTTTGCGGCTACGCCTTTTCCTCGCTCATACATAACACCCAAGTTGCACTGACCGAGCGCATTTCCTGCTCTGCAGCCAAGTGGTAATACTCAACCGCTTTCATCACTTTGCGCTACGCCTTGACCATTTTCATACATGAGACCCAAGTAGCACTGACCGCGCGCATCTCCCTGCTCTGCGGCCTGCTGGTAATACTCAACCGCTTTCATCACTTTGCGCTACGCCTTTTCCTCGCTCATACATAACACCCAAGTTGCACTGACCGAGCGCATTTCCCTGCCCTGCGGCCAACTGGTAATACTTAACCGCTTTCTCATCAC
This window contains:
- a CDS encoding tetratricopeptide repeat protein, with the translated sequence MKAVEYYQLAAEQGNARAQCNLGVMYEKGKGVAQSDEKAVKYYQLAAGQGRCARSVQPGSYVYKW
- a CDS encoding AraC family transcriptional regulator translates to MQSNLLQQRISLVCDYINQHLDDELTVSLLSDVAALSKFHFHRVFVAFMGVNVGKYILLARLKRASFRLAFERDIKIIDIALEAKFDSAEAFSRAFKRTFEQSPSQFRQAANWPSWYDVFNFSPQNLGVQTMQVDIINFEQTQIAFLEHKGSAKLIFESAGKFIAWRQNSGLSPINTSRTFGMPNGDPEAMAEDAFRFKLCGSVNTEVPDNGFGVESGVIPQMRCAKVRHLGSHDNMEQTIRWLYQNWLADSGELPNAHCCFFEYHNFVHQVDECDLITDIYLPLQN
- a CDS encoding tetratricopeptide repeat protein; the protein is MAAEQGNALGQCNLGVMYERGKGVAQSDEKAVKYYQLASGQGDARGQCNLGLMYINGKGVAQSDGKAVEYFQLATEQENARALFILAYCYFRGKGVTQSFTEAKALCEQVFKDPLLSFEAYELHDRAERFEQSKPISALREEILSHLKVSNNGTMTHYTAFDVGQAILLEKSPFRLGHINAVNDPNEGKLLWQELGYEPEEGNPVFIGCFLPDSDSLNMWRFYSKNHLNDDACGCAITYNTERFFDYRLMKDQGNHTEQELRVPSFANTGQSPQESAAFYRVVYLKDNFKILGQGATKLQADFKKLKKEVDKFVGKKPTPEKLQTLAWLLGPLPYLLKDANYKDEQEHRVIVTHLDYGAKEIKSEDPDFANGKAPRLYLELHRDDHLAPIEYVTLGPKAPNKEMMAPYWRHQLASKFESQLERRKDNPLNINPSRCAYK